Genomic window (Acropora muricata isolate sample 2 chromosome 11, ASM3666990v1, whole genome shotgun sequence):
TGCTTCGTAAACTGTTCCGATTTGACTTTGGAAAAGTGGCATGTCACAATGCTCACCTGAAGGCGAGAGGTCTTTTCGCATTGCCGACGCTTTTTGATAATACTTAACTGCTTTCTCAAGTTGCTTCAGTTTACTGTAGCAATTACCGATTGCATTCAGGCATCGAGAGGTGCTTGTGTGGCTTTTCAGATGAACTTTCATGATGTTTAGGGATTTGTTCAAGACTTTAAGCGCTCTGGGAAAATTCCCACCTGCGTAATAGACTTCACCCTCAGCAAACAGGAATGAACTTTTAGCTAGCTTGAAAGAATCcgtcttctttcttcttcttggcATTCGGCTGAGGATCCCCTCCGGTTCTTTCAACACCTCAGCTGCCTTACGCCATCCTTCAAGTTTAAGAACTTGCAAAGCTTCCTGACAACGCATTTCGCTTCGAAACACAgagtctaaaacaaaaaaaaagaacaggggAGCTCACACAAAGCAAGTACACGAACAATTTATGATATGATATAGGCAAGTGATGTTCGACTACCAGGAACTATTTGTTAATGTTCAAACGATGGACAATGCCGCCTAAACACAGGATTCCCAACAATAGATCTAAACAAGGAATAAATCATCACAAGGACCCAGGCCGCAGTGACCAGTCAGAACAGGACGAACAAATCGAAGGTCAAATCGTGACTCACGAAAGTTTACAGCTTGAGCAAGAGGACTCCCGAGAATCGCGATGATGCCTTCGTCTCGTGTCCGATCTTCAGCGGATGGAATGATTAGAAACGGGACGAAGGCAACAACGGGAAAACTCAGAGGCAACTCAGAAGCTGGGGCTCTGTGTGTCAGTGAGCTGGGATTCAACTGGGAAACCTTTCAACTACAATGCCACATTATCATCTTCGTCATGGTGTTCGTCCACGTCGTCGTCCTCATAGCGCCGTCTTTGTCATTATCACCATCATCAGAACAAAGCAAACGGATGCATTGCATCACTTACCTTCTATTGCTTTATCAGCCCATGAGCGGAAGATTCTCTTTCTCCGGTTAACATCGAGCATGGCCTCCAAGAAATAACAAATCATGAGGCTTTCATGATGTTCCTTCGAAATAAGCAAAGAATCCGACTTCAACGAAATGTCCAAAGCAACTTCAAAGTTTTGTTTCTCGACTTCAAAGCTTTCAGAAGCTTTTACGAAGTCCTTGTCCAAAAGAGACGAAAGCTCAGTGAGCCtagaaacaaaatgttttgaaaagttCTCCTCGGACTTCTGAAAagcttttgaaaacattttgacTTTCCCGACACTTTTGAGAAAGTTTCGCATCAAGGGATGAATGTCATAATGGAGTTCTTTATCCTCAGTCACCgtaattacttgactattccgAATTCCTTCCAAACGAATCGCAGCTTCTGAGGAATCCACGTCCAAGACCTTGGCAGCTGTCTCTACAGTAAACGGTCGGCAAAACAACGACAATGAAACAGCCGATTCTTTGAGTGTTTCActtggaaggaaaaaaaatattttcctaaGACATGATAATTGTTCTTGGTCAATTCCTTCTTCTTTAACGTCAAATCTCTCTACTTTTACACTTTCTTTTGATGCCCGTCCCGTTTCTTCGGACTGCGGCACATCAAGTTCTTGCTCGATTGTCCCAAGGAGTCTCTCAGCATCTGCTATCTCCTGTCTCAAGATGGCCGCCATGCCATTCAGTAACAAAGGTTTTCCTTTGCACATATCCACTAGTTTTTCCCGTTGGTTGATAGGAACTTCAGATATTCCTCCGTGGCTTTGAAGCAGTTGATCTGACGATTCTCTCTCCAAGGCTCTCAATTCGTGATTTTGTACTTCCAAAGACATACCGTGACGAAATTCGCATCTGGATGTCAACAAGATCTTTAAGTTAGTTCGAGTTGTTTTCCCAGGAGGAGTGCCAAGAAGTCGATCCAGAAGCGAACCAAAGCTTGCATTCAATTCATTGGCTGCAGCTATGAACTTATCAGCATTGTCTAAGAAGAGAAGGATGTCTCTTTCACTGTTCCGCTTGACTTGTTCCATTTTAGCAATGACTGTGTTTGCCTCGTAACTTACTTCTGCCTGCCCTGATCGTTCTGATAATGCAAGGCAAACGTGGAAATGAACgtccttcatttcatttatttctctCAAATCAACTTTAAATTTAGGCCCACTCCACTGGTAAAATGCTTCTGTGGCAAGCCTGGTCTTTCCAACACCACTGGATCCATACAAGTTAAGTACGCTTGATGGATCTGTTGTTAGCATCGACATAACATCTGTCAAGTCACGATTTCTCCCCGTTAATTCTTCCTTTCTTGGCTCTTGGAAAGGTCGTGTTGCTTTGAAATTGTGAATTTTGGCCTCGATCATGGCTTTGTTGGATGTGTGTGGAGTAACAACAAACTTCTCCAACAACGTTAGATTGTCTTCTGAAACGACGCCTTGGTTTGCGAACAAATGTAAACAAGAGTACAAATCTTGATCGTCTTTAGCATTGAACTTTCCTTCAAAATTGGTTTTGATAGACGACACAGCATGCCTTAGTTCTTCTGGGCTCAAATTGGCAGTCACATCCCTTAGCAGTTTTTCAAAACTGGGAGAAATTTCCTGAGATGCGGAATTTACTCCAACGGACGCCATTGTACATACTTTGATCACAATGCCGTTGACAGAACACCTGTTCGCCTCGTGTCACTGGCGATTACCGGTCGTGCAGCCGCTTACGTAACTATAAGGCATTTGTCTGATTGGCTAGATTCTCACACTCTCGGCGATTGGACATTTACTCACTTAACAAATCACGCAATCCTTTTCCCTCTCGCATATTGAAGCTAAAGTGTTAGAAAGAGCGTTGAGGGCCCTAAAATATCagttttaaattgattttctcCAACTTGAGTTGGAAAACTTTCGGCGACAATTTCCTGTATGTAGAAATATACAGTATTTGCTGTCGTGAAAGTCCGAAAAACGTGAACATTAGAAATATTTGTGAAATATTATTGCTTCAAGTAGAAAGTCAATCACGCCCGATAAGAAAACTAAACCGCAACGAGTGTCGGTAATTGGTTTCTGGTTTCATGTCGCTTGTGAATGGTTGCTGCTCGATGGGAAATGCAACTGTTTTCGGATTCGCATCTTGGATTTGCGATCGATCGCAATGATAATTTCAAACCCTAAATTGCGGCTGTTGAAAACCAAACCACTTTTCTGTCATGTAAATAACGGATGCGTGACCTGTTATAAATAACTAAATACGTGATGAAATGTTATTTTGTAACTTACCTAGTGTCACGCAATCGTCATTTGTCACGAACGTTAGCATTTTCTACTGAccgattttgttttcctaaaACATATCATTTGACGATTCCCAGttgagtattttctttcaaagttgaacAATTTCATGCTCGCACGCAGCCTTGTTAATGAACACGACGAAGGCTCAAATCTCCTAGGTATCGTctcatgatctgtattgggaaaacaaagtcGACAAGCGAAAAAAGTTAATTGGTCTTAATTCCTTAAATGTTATCAGAATGTGTGCTAGTGCATGACATAGTAACTATTAGGAAGTGTACAACGCTCTCAACGCGTCGATTGTTTGACTATAGCTAATTCCAATGATATTCAGATCACTAAACCCTCAAGCCTTTCCAAATTTAACATCATCTTCATCGGTATCACATTATGCTCGGATTCATCAATGATTTTGGGGGAGGGAGTCTTTTTTCCCATTTCATCGTATCCAAGATTGTAGCCACAAACTATGTTCACAATAGGTGGTTATTATTAATAAGAGCAGTACTAACAGCCACTAAAGATTATGTAAAATTTTACCACAGAAACACCAGAGGTAACATTTGCAAAACACTACAGACTTTGACTTCTGGAAGGATTAATTCGGAAACCAATATAACCTATCATTCTTTAATTTTGTCACCAAACTAGTTGTTGTGCTGTTACTAAAAACAATAACATGCACTCTTTTCCAGGAAAAGTTTACTAGTGGCTTTATATGTTTTGATGACTTCAGGGACATTGCCCAGATTTTC
Coding sequences:
- the LOC136889771 gene encoding uncharacterized protein isoform X1; amino-acid sequence: MASVGVNSASQEISPSFEKLLRDVTANLSPEELRHAVSSIKTNFEGKFNAKDDQDLYSCLHLFANQGVVSEDNLTLLEKFVVTPHTSNKAMIEAKIHNFKATRPFQEPRKEELTGRNRDLTDVMSMLTTDPSSVLNLYGSSGVGKTRLATEAFYQWSGPKFKVDLREINEMKDVHFHVCLALSERSGQAEVSYEANTVIAKMEQVKRNSERDILLFLDNADKFIAAANELNASFGSLLDRLLGTPPGKTTRTNLKILLTSRCEFRHGMSLEVQNHELRALERESSDQLLQSHGGISEVPINQREKLVDMCKGKPLLLNGMAAILRQEIADAERLLGTIEQELDVPQSEETGRASKESVKVERFDVKEEGIDQEQLSCLRKIFFFLPSETLKESAVSLSLFCRPFTVETAAKVLDVDSSEAAIRLEGIRNSQVITVTEDKELHYDIHPLMRNFLKSVGKVKMFSKAFQKSEENFSKHFVSRLTELSSLLDKDFVKASESFEVEKQNFEVALDISLKSDSLLISKEHHESLMICYFLEAMLDVNRRKRIFRSWADKAIEDSVFRSEMRCQEALQVLKLEGWRKAAEVLKEPEGILSRMPRRRKKTDSFKLAKSSFLFAEGEVYYAGGNFPRALKVLNKSLNIMKVHLKSHTSTSRCLNAIGNCYSKLKQLEKAVKYYQKASAMRKDLSPSGEHCDMPLFQSQIGTVYEAQKNFHEAIDHYKNALDLATKLKLPGVLSTALYNRNIGNAYAWLEQYDQAYEYAKKAYDIRKDVLGNHPLTARSAFQMAEICLYLDEFDEADEYYEEAWEIEKSLGQGNHSEVRDRIISRYRERLRGRRKSVFEEEVFEFCKRCWDEERSCEDFAFTQANKNIIDYINERLKRGGGDKEMKKKYQREALWFYEGTWKSPDTKKLPYEFREDILTTLLRLCDILGEEELLRRYKVDEFKFYEKRWWKERKDMKQQDKYDILTILVDRATFLCYEEKVVKYNRFLEEVRKPTASYLGSLSLFGSAGSRSESLAEYDITAGGVVLKGDNCWNCCC
- the LOC136889771 gene encoding uncharacterized protein isoform X2 — encoded protein: MASVGVNSASQEISPSFEKLLRDVTANLSPEELRHAVSSIKTNFEGKFNAKDDQDLYSCLHLFANQGVVSEDNLTLLEKFVVTPHTSNKAMIEAKIHNFKATRPFQEPRKEELTGRNRDLTDVMSMLTTDPSSVLNLYGSSGVGKTRLATEAFYQWSGPKFKVDLREINEMKDVHFHVCLALSERSGQAEVSYEANTVIAKMEQVKRNSERDILLFLDNADKFIAAANELNASFGSLLDRLLGTPPGKTTRTNLKILLTSRCEFRHGMSLEVQNHELRALERESSDQLLQSHGGISEVPINQREKLVDMCKGKPLLLNGMAAILRQEIADAERLLGTIEQELDVPQSEETGRASKESVKVERFDVKEEGIDQEQLSCLRKIFFFLPSETLKESAVSLSLFCRPFTVETAAKVLDVDSSEAAIRLEGIRNSQVITVTEDKELHYDIHPLMRNFLKSVGKVKMFSKAFQKSEENFSKHFVSRLTELSSLLDKDFVKASESFEVEKQNFEVALDISLKSDSLLISKEHHESLMICYFLEAMLDVNRRKRIFRSWADKAIEDSVFRSEMRCQEALQVLKLEGWRKAAEVLKEPEGILSRMPRRRKKTDSFKLAKSSFLFAEGEVYYAALYNRNIGNAYAWLEQYDQAYEYAKKAYDIRKDVLGNHPLTARSAFQMAEICLYLDEFDEADEYYEEAWEIEKSLGQGNHSEVRDRIISRYRERLRGRRKSVFEEEVFEFCKRCWDEERSCEDFAFTQANKNIIDYINERLKRGGGDKEMKKKYQREALWFYEGTWKSPDTKKLPYEFREDILTTLLRLCDILGEEELLRRYKVDEFKFYEKRWWKERKDMKQQDKYDILTILVDRATFLCYEEKVVKYNRFLEEVRKPTASYLGSLSLFGSAGSRSESLAEYDITAGGVVLKGDNCWNCCC